One stretch of Streptomyces hygroscopicus DNA includes these proteins:
- a CDS encoding histidinol dehydrogenase, with amino-acid sequence MISRIDLRGAAFPEGGIDRDLLPRAELDVEAALEKVRPICDDVRHRGTAALIDYAHRFDGVAIERVRVPAEALERALVELDPAVRAALEESVRRARLVHRDQRRTDHTTQVVPGGTVTERWVPVERVGLYVPGGRSVYPSSVVMNVVPAQEAGVGSMAVASPPQAEFGGLPHPTILAACALLGVDEVYAAGGAQAVAMFAYGTEDCRPVSMVTGPGNIFVAAAKRLLKGRIGIDAEAGPTEIAVLADATADPVHVAADLISQAEHDPLAASVLVTDSEELAAAVEKELDVQLGATKHVEDRIRPALSGRQSGIVLVDGLEQGLAVVDAYAAEHLEIQTEDAAAVAARVRNAGAIFVGAFAPVSLGDYAAGSNHVLPTGGCACHSSGLSVQSFLRGIHVVDYSREALAEIAGHVVTLAEAEDLPAHGAAVKARFDWKVPPSK; translated from the coding sequence GTGATCTCCCGTATCGATCTGCGCGGTGCCGCCTTCCCGGAAGGCGGGATCGACCGCGACTTGCTGCCCCGTGCCGAGCTCGACGTCGAGGCCGCCCTGGAGAAGGTGCGGCCCATCTGCGACGACGTGCGCCATCGCGGTACCGCTGCGTTGATCGACTACGCCCATCGGTTCGACGGCGTCGCCATAGAACGGGTGCGGGTCCCCGCGGAGGCGCTGGAGCGCGCCCTGGTGGAGCTGGACCCGGCCGTGCGCGCCGCCCTGGAGGAGTCCGTCCGGCGGGCCCGGCTGGTCCACCGGGACCAGCGGCGCACCGACCACACCACCCAGGTGGTGCCGGGCGGCACGGTCACCGAGCGCTGGGTGCCGGTCGAGCGCGTCGGGCTGTACGTACCGGGCGGGCGCTCGGTCTACCCCTCCTCCGTGGTGATGAACGTGGTGCCCGCGCAGGAGGCCGGGGTCGGCTCGATGGCCGTCGCCTCCCCGCCGCAGGCGGAGTTCGGCGGGCTGCCGCACCCCACGATCCTCGCGGCGTGCGCGCTGCTGGGCGTGGACGAGGTGTACGCGGCGGGTGGCGCCCAGGCCGTCGCCATGTTCGCCTACGGCACCGAGGACTGCCGCCCGGTCTCGATGGTGACCGGGCCGGGCAACATCTTTGTGGCCGCGGCCAAGCGGCTGCTCAAGGGCCGGATCGGCATCGATGCCGAGGCCGGGCCGACCGAGATCGCCGTCCTCGCCGACGCCACCGCCGACCCGGTGCACGTCGCCGCGGACCTGATCAGCCAGGCCGAGCACGACCCGCTGGCCGCCTCCGTGCTGGTCACCGACTCCGAGGAGCTGGCCGCCGCGGTCGAGAAGGAGCTGGACGTCCAGCTGGGGGCCACCAAGCACGTCGAGGACCGGATCCGTCCGGCGCTGTCCGGGCGGCAGTCCGGCATCGTGCTGGTCGACGGCCTCGAGCAGGGCCTGGCCGTCGTGGACGCGTACGCGGCCGAGCACCTGGAGATCCAGACCGAGGACGCGGCGGCCGTCGCGGCCCGGGTGCGCAACGCCGGGGCGATCTTCGTCGGGGCCTTCGCGCCGGTGTCGCTGGGCGACTACGCGGCGGGCTCCAACCATGTGCTGCCCACGGGCGGCTGCGCCTGCCATTCCTCGGGGCTGTCCGTGCAGTCGTTCCTGCGCGGCATCCATGTGGTGGACTACAGCCGGGAGGCGCTGGCCGAGATCGCCGGCCATGTGGTGACGCTGGCCGAGGCGGAGGATCTGCCCGCCCACGGCGCCGCGGTGAAGGCAAGGTTCGACTGGAAGGTGCCACCGAGCAAGTGA